One genomic window of Prochlorococcus sp. MIT 0801 includes the following:
- the rfbC gene encoding dTDP-4-dehydrorhamnose 3,5-epimerase, producing MKSYYLKNIKGENFKGPLMFVSEIFQDERGFFTESWNKRNFNNLLSQDINFVQDNHSLSTFNVLRGLHFQVAPHSQGKLIRCLQGEIYDVGVDLRINSSTFGNWFGVTLSSTNRKQLWLPSGFAHGFLTMSSEAEVMYKVSDYWDQDAEITLRWNDPTISIKWPLISDLPIISSKDNDGKCLDEIHDLLYF from the coding sequence ATGAAGAGCTATTATTTAAAAAATATTAAAGGTGAAAATTTTAAAGGACCTTTGATGTTTGTCTCAGAAATCTTTCAAGATGAAAGAGGTTTTTTTACCGAAAGTTGGAACAAAAGGAATTTTAATAATCTATTGAGCCAAGATATAAATTTTGTTCAGGATAATCATTCTCTATCCACTTTTAATGTATTGCGAGGTTTACATTTTCAAGTTGCGCCTCATTCTCAAGGTAAATTGATTAGATGTTTGCAAGGTGAGATTTACGATGTTGGAGTTGATCTTAGAATTAATTCCTCCACTTTTGGTAATTGGTTTGGGGTTACTTTAAGTAGTACTAATCGAAAACAACTATGGTTACCAAGTGGATTTGCTCATGGCTTTCTGACTATGAGCAGTGAAGCTGAGGTAATGTATAAAGTTTCTGACTATTGGGACCAAGATGCTGAAATTACTCTTAGATGGAATGATCCAACTATTTCTATTAAGTGGCCATTAATTTCAGACTTACCTATAATTTCATCTAAAGATAATGATGGAAAATGTTTAGATGAAATTCATGATTTATTGTATTTCTAA
- the psbZ gene encoding photosystem II reaction center protein PsbZ, translated as MRNFSAASTMLAINSVVANALLFSSLLLVIGVPVFYMTQTNPEDNRNPNIKKIEILAGVWFHLVLLQALVGEYITHQMSV; from the coding sequence TTGAGAAATTTTTCTGCAGCTTCAACTATGTTGGCTATTAATTCAGTCGTTGCTAACGCACTTTTGTTCTCTTCTTTGCTTTTGGTAATTGGTGTTCCTGTTTTTTACATGACCCAAACCAACCCAGAGGACAATAGAAATCCCAATATTAAAAAGATCGAGATCCTTGCAGGAGTTTGGTTTCATTTGGTCCTCCTTCAGGCCTTAGTTGGCGAATACATCACTCATCAAATGAGTGTGTAA
- the ribH gene encoding 6,7-dimethyl-8-ribityllumazine synthase: MATIEGTFEKASSFKIAIVVARFNDLITTKLLSGCLDCLSRHGINISESSNQLDVAWVPGAFELPIISQELARKANYDVVITLGAVIRGDTPHFDVVVSEASKGIATVSRETGLPIIFGVLTTDTMQQALERAGIKNNLGWSYALQALEMASLMKALD; this comes from the coding sequence ATGGCGACAATTGAGGGTACCTTTGAGAAAGCATCTTCTTTTAAAATAGCTATTGTGGTAGCTAGATTTAATGATCTTATAACTACTAAGCTTTTAAGCGGCTGTTTAGATTGCCTTTCTAGGCATGGAATTAATATTTCAGAGTCCAGTAATCAGTTGGATGTGGCTTGGGTTCCAGGCGCATTTGAGCTACCAATTATTTCGCAAGAACTTGCTCGAAAAGCTAATTATGATGTTGTAATTACTTTGGGAGCAGTTATTCGCGGCGATACCCCTCATTTTGATGTTGTGGTATCCGAGGCAAGTAAAGGCATTGCTACTGTCTCCAGAGAAACAGGATTGCCTATTATTTTTGGGGTTTTAACAACAGATACTATGCAGCAGGCCTTAGAGAGAGCAGGAATTAAGAATAATCTTGGATGGAGTTATGCTTTACAAGCCCTAGAGATGGCGTCATTGATGAAGGCGTTGGATTAA
- a CDS encoding tetratricopeptide repeat protein: MSSRKTTKERLQKALDYLQIGQIDLAEKVYLDCIDDAIENNVIYANLGAICLMKQELKRAVFFLKKALFIQPKDSDALNNLAIAYKELKNYYEAFDYAFKSIRVKPSCSNYYQTLALIYLDSGDIVNSIRYFNKVLELEPNSFKAYSFLGRAFKLQNQYSLAIENYQKALLIRPNHLDSIIGLGNLFRNQFKFELAINYFEKVINIQKDNYKALHGLAITYGLMGFYPKAKLLFEEVLLINPNFESALINLGHIEFRNKCYVKAITLYQQVLSINPLQKSLIIYLLRSKAHICDWSDYSQDISLLENIDSGNNAISPMLFMSFQDKPNLSLSRAKNFFLQNFKRESKEIKKIKKSKIRIAYFSANFNNHPVTLLIRYILKLHNRDEFEVFAYSYSTFEEDEFTWEIRNNVDKYIDIKGLDDLKVLRQVREDSIDIAIDLMGFTTDTRFALFSYRLAPIQISYLGYPGTTGSDAIDYLIADRFLIPESHQRFYSEEVIYLPNTYLAHDDRLIPKGIKKDTLEDFPKDKVIFTSFNANYKISKTIFDVWIEILLTFEESILWIYASNELSKKNLILYAEDNGLNAERLIFSKKVSIESHLNRHQNADVFLDTFCYSSGATAWLSLASGVPIVTLCGNSYTARMSSSLLQAIDMTELITYNLKDYKQLALKLARDKDYLHHVKSKLKMSLEDSSIFNSQLFTKELDNLYKKLYIKHFNT; this comes from the coding sequence ATGAGCTCAAGGAAAACTACTAAAGAAAGACTCCAAAAGGCCTTAGATTACCTTCAAATTGGTCAAATAGATCTTGCAGAAAAAGTATATTTAGATTGTATTGATGATGCTATTGAGAATAACGTTATTTACGCGAATTTAGGTGCCATATGTTTGATGAAACAGGAATTGAAGCGTGCGGTTTTTTTCTTAAAAAAAGCATTATTTATCCAGCCAAAAGATTCAGATGCTTTAAATAATTTAGCTATAGCTTATAAGGAATTAAAAAATTATTATGAGGCTTTTGATTATGCTTTTAAGTCAATTCGAGTTAAACCATCATGTTCAAATTATTATCAAACACTAGCTTTAATTTATTTAGATTCTGGAGATATTGTAAATAGTATCAGGTATTTTAATAAAGTTCTTGAATTAGAACCTAATTCTTTCAAAGCTTATTCATTTTTAGGTAGAGCTTTTAAGTTGCAAAATCAGTATAGTTTAGCAATAGAGAATTATCAAAAAGCTTTATTAATACGACCAAATCATCTTGATTCCATTATAGGATTGGGGAATTTATTTAGAAATCAATTTAAATTTGAGTTAGCAATAAATTATTTTGAAAAAGTGATAAATATACAGAAAGATAATTATAAAGCATTACATGGTTTGGCAATTACATATGGGTTGATGGGATTTTATCCTAAGGCGAAATTACTTTTTGAAGAAGTTCTTTTAATTAATCCTAATTTTGAATCAGCACTAATTAATCTTGGACATATTGAATTTCGTAATAAATGCTATGTAAAAGCTATTACACTTTATCAACAAGTACTTTCCATTAATCCCTTACAAAAATCTTTAATAATTTATTTATTAAGATCTAAAGCTCATATTTGTGATTGGTCTGACTACTCTCAGGATATTTCCTTGTTAGAAAATATTGACTCTGGTAATAATGCTATATCCCCAATGCTATTTATGTCTTTTCAGGACAAACCTAATTTAAGTTTGTCTCGAGCAAAGAATTTCTTTCTTCAAAATTTTAAAAGAGAATCGAAAGAAATTAAAAAAATTAAAAAGTCTAAGATTAGAATTGCTTATTTCTCTGCAAATTTTAATAATCATCCTGTAACTTTATTAATTAGATATATTTTAAAACTTCATAATAGAGATGAGTTTGAGGTATTCGCTTATTCGTATTCTACTTTTGAGGAAGATGAATTTACTTGGGAAATTAGAAATAATGTAGATAAATATATTGATATTAAGGGATTAGATGATCTAAAAGTACTTCGTCAGGTTAGAGAGGATTCTATAGATATAGCGATTGATTTAATGGGATTTACAACAGATACTAGATTTGCATTATTTTCCTATAGGTTAGCTCCAATCCAAATTTCATATTTGGGCTATCCAGGAACTACTGGCTCGGATGCTATAGATTATTTAATTGCAGATAGATTTTTAATACCTGAATCACATCAAAGATTTTATTCAGAAGAAGTAATTTATCTTCCGAATACTTATTTAGCTCATGACGATCGACTTATTCCCAAAGGTATTAAAAAGGATACTCTAGAAGACTTCCCTAAGGATAAAGTGATTTTTACTTCTTTTAATGCCAATTACAAGATAAGTAAAACTATTTTTGATGTATGGATAGAAATATTATTAACTTTTGAGGAGAGTATTTTGTGGATTTATGCATCTAATGAACTATCAAAAAAAAATTTAATTCTTTATGCTGAAGATAATGGGCTTAATGCAGAACGATTGATATTTTCGAAAAAAGTTTCAATTGAAAGTCATTTAAATAGACACCAAAATGCAGATGTTTTTCTAGATACCTTTTGCTACTCTTCTGGTGCAACAGCATGGCTATCTCTTGCTTCTGGAGTTCCAATTGTGACTCTATGTGGAAATAGTTATACCGCACGAATGAGTAGTAGCTTATTACAAGCTATAGATATGACTGAGTTAATAACTTACAACCTAAAAGACTATAAGCAGTTAGCTTTGAAATTAGCAAGAGATAAAGATTATTTGCATCATGTTAAAAGTAAATTAAAGATGTCATTAGAGGATTCATCTATTTTTAATTCTCAATTATTTACAAAAGAACTAGATAATTTATATAAAAAACTATATATTAAACATTTTAATACTTAA
- the mutS gene encoding DNA mismatch repair protein MutS has translation MAASQNPIQGSLFGENEHIDINDAERLNSSEASNGNLSHQQLEEDASLRPRIKQTAKNQKQIIDFDEFSHVEIEEPKWSHHNLPKIDDLTPALRHYVELKKENPDRVLLYRLGDFFECFFEDAITLSQLLEITLTSKEAGKKIGKIPMAGIPHHASDRYCTELIKKGLSIAICDQLEAAPAKGNKLIKRGITRLITPGTILEEGMLSAKQNNWLASVLLEAKYNPAIIHWSLAKIDVSTGEFIVQEGQESNNLRHELIKLNAAEVISEKNSISNKIWHEGLIEITEFNKTSFSSLEAITTIKNHYCLNNIDSLGINANSLSIRTIGGLISYLNKTHPNIDNKSNNEIKTNICIDYPRIKNSRSGLIIDSQTRRNLEITSTQKDGKFQGSLLWAIDKTLTAMGARCIRRWIEEPLKDINAINDRQNIIGLLIKSSTLRKNIRKILRAMGDLERLSGRAGAQQAGARDLIAIAEGINRLPLIKKYLSDPIFDKTEYFKSIINIDKDLIELASKINNQIINNPPLSLTEGGLFYDGISPVLDGLRNQLDDHNIWLKSQEAEERKKSNINNLKLQYHRSFGYFLAVSKSKAINVPDHWIRRQTLTNEERFVTPGLKEREGKIFQVRARISELEYELFCDLRTLTGNKSNIIRQAAKSISYLDVLAGLAEVAATHNYIQPKIIDINQQDKSRKLSIINGRHPVVEQILVDKFFVPNDIELGSKTDLIILSGPNASGKSCYLRQVGLLQIMAQIGSWIPAKSAHIGIADQVFTRVGAVDDLASGQSTFMVEMIETAFILNNATENSLVLLDEIGRGTSTFDGLSIAWSVSEFLAKKIKSRSIFATHYHELNQISEYIENVENYKVIVEYKNHSLSFLHKVERGGANKSYGIEAARLAGVPSEVVNNARLILKNLEKNNSNTIQVTKPIESCK, from the coding sequence ATGGCTGCCAGCCAAAACCCCATACAAGGCAGTCTATTCGGGGAAAATGAGCACATCGATATCAATGATGCTGAAAGGCTTAATAGTTCAGAAGCATCGAACGGAAATCTGTCACATCAACAACTAGAAGAAGACGCATCGCTTAGACCTCGCATAAAACAGACTGCTAAAAATCAAAAACAAATCATTGATTTTGATGAGTTTTCTCATGTAGAAATCGAAGAACCCAAATGGTCACATCACAATTTACCAAAAATTGATGATCTCACTCCTGCACTAAGACATTATGTCGAATTAAAGAAAGAAAATCCTGACCGAGTTTTGCTTTATAGGCTTGGAGATTTCTTCGAATGTTTTTTTGAAGATGCAATAACACTCTCACAGCTTTTAGAAATCACACTCACAAGTAAAGAAGCTGGGAAAAAAATTGGCAAAATCCCAATGGCTGGAATTCCTCATCATGCATCTGATCGTTATTGCACAGAACTAATTAAAAAGGGTTTATCTATTGCTATTTGTGATCAACTTGAAGCTGCTCCAGCAAAAGGCAATAAATTAATAAAAAGAGGCATAACAAGATTAATCACCCCTGGAACAATTCTAGAAGAGGGAATGTTAAGTGCTAAACAAAATAATTGGCTAGCTTCTGTTCTGCTAGAGGCCAAATATAATCCAGCAATAATACACTGGTCTTTAGCAAAAATAGATGTAAGCACCGGGGAATTTATTGTTCAAGAAGGTCAAGAAAGTAATAATTTACGTCACGAATTAATTAAATTAAATGCAGCTGAGGTTATTTCAGAAAAAAACTCAATTTCAAATAAAATCTGGCATGAGGGATTAATAGAAATAACAGAATTTAATAAAACATCATTCTCTAGCTTGGAGGCAATAACAACTATTAAAAATCATTATTGTTTAAATAATATTGATAGCTTAGGGATAAATGCCAACTCTCTATCAATCAGAACTATTGGAGGGTTAATTTCATATTTAAATAAAACGCACCCAAATATAGATAATAAATCTAACAATGAAATCAAAACAAATATCTGTATTGATTACCCTCGAATAAAAAATAGTCGATCTGGATTAATTATAGATAGTCAAACACGAAGAAATTTAGAAATTACTTCAACTCAGAAGGATGGAAAATTTCAAGGCTCATTACTTTGGGCAATTGATAAAACATTAACTGCAATGGGTGCAAGATGCATTAGGAGGTGGATAGAAGAACCTTTAAAAGATATTAATGCAATTAATGATCGACAAAATATAATTGGATTACTAATAAAATCATCGACATTAAGAAAAAATATTAGAAAGATTCTTAGAGCCATGGGTGACTTAGAACGTCTTTCAGGTAGGGCAGGAGCTCAACAAGCGGGAGCACGAGATTTAATTGCTATCGCAGAAGGAATTAACCGTTTACCCTTAATTAAAAAATATCTAAGTGACCCCATTTTTGATAAAACTGAGTATTTCAAGTCCATTATAAATATAGATAAAGACTTAATAGAACTTGCTTCAAAAATCAATAATCAAATCATAAACAATCCGCCACTTAGCCTTACAGAAGGTGGTCTATTTTATGATGGTATAAGCCCTGTACTTGATGGACTAAGAAACCAACTAGATGATCATAATATATGGCTCAAGTCTCAAGAAGCAGAAGAGAGAAAGAAAAGCAATATAAATAATTTAAAGCTTCAATATCATCGATCCTTTGGATACTTTTTAGCTGTGAGTAAATCAAAGGCTATAAATGTTCCAGATCACTGGATCAGAAGACAAACCTTAACTAATGAAGAACGTTTTGTGACACCAGGCTTAAAAGAAAGAGAAGGAAAAATCTTTCAAGTTAGAGCAAGAATATCAGAACTAGAATATGAGCTTTTTTGTGATTTAAGAACACTTACAGGGAATAAATCCAACATTATTAGACAAGCAGCAAAATCAATATCTTACTTAGATGTTTTAGCTGGACTAGCCGAAGTAGCCGCTACTCACAACTATATTCAACCTAAGATAATAGATATTAATCAGCAAGATAAATCAAGAAAACTATCTATTATTAATGGCCGTCATCCAGTAGTTGAGCAAATTCTTGTTGATAAATTTTTTGTACCTAATGATATAGAACTTGGTTCTAAGACCGATCTGATTATTCTTTCAGGGCCAAATGCTAGTGGAAAAAGTTGTTATTTAAGACAGGTAGGTCTATTACAAATCATGGCTCAAATTGGAAGTTGGATCCCAGCTAAATCAGCACATATTGGAATCGCTGATCAAGTATTTACACGTGTTGGAGCTGTGGATGATTTAGCTTCAGGCCAATCAACTTTCATGGTCGAAATGATTGAAACTGCTTTCATTCTTAATAATGCCACTGAAAACTCATTAGTTTTATTAGATGAAATTGGACGAGGAACTTCAACTTTTGATGGGTTATCTATTGCCTGGTCAGTAAGCGAGTTTCTAGCAAAAAAAATTAAAAGTCGTTCAATCTTTGCAACTCATTACCATGAATTGAATCAAATTTCTGAATATATTGAAAATGTAGAAAATTACAAAGTTATAGTTGAATATAAAAATCATTCCCTTTCATTCCTTCACAAGGTCGAAAGAGGAGGAGCAAATAAAAGTTATGGAATTGAAGCTGCCAGGCTTGCGGGAGTTCCCTCAGAAGTAGTCAATAATGCAAGATTAATATTAAAAAATCTAGAAAAAAATAACTCAAACACTATTCAAGTCACTAAGCCAATTGAAAGTTGCAAATAA
- a CDS encoding GNAT family N-acetyltransferase → MVIHIIKHAEGAPGLRLLGLGPGLLPSDGLKKLQNLFNRNAFWAKDRDLKSIRKMLANSSGVISIWKNKEIIGFGRVTTDCSYRAVIWDVIVEKQYQGSGIGKLVIAEILKMKKLRQICKIYVMTTNQKDFYLQMGFKLEENQYLMIKE, encoded by the coding sequence ATGGTAATTCATATCATAAAACATGCTGAAGGTGCTCCAGGTTTACGGTTACTAGGACTGGGACCAGGTTTACTGCCTAGCGATGGGTTGAAAAAGCTACAGAACTTATTTAATAGAAATGCATTTTGGGCCAAAGATAGAGATTTAAAATCTATTCGCAAAATGCTAGCGAATAGTTCAGGTGTGATTAGTATTTGGAAAAACAAAGAGATAATTGGCTTTGGAAGAGTAACTACTGATTGTTCATATAGAGCGGTAATTTGGGATGTTATTGTAGAAAAACAATACCAAGGCAGCGGAATAGGAAAACTTGTTATTGCAGAAATACTAAAGATGAAAAAACTAAGACAAATTTGTAAAATATATGTAATGACAACAAATCAAAAAGACTTTTATCTTCAAATGGGCTTTAAATTGGAAGAGAATCAATATTTAATGATTAAAGAATAG
- a CDS encoding tetratricopeptide repeat protein, with product MKINKEEIKTLQNLSEKYIKESSFHDAKLIYNKLLKIDPDNHFYIARLAYVELLLNNFTEAKTLFLNSISICSNYTEGYNCLGYIFKAEGDFVQAEYYFNQALNINKNYLPALTNLANLMMSKDPLKAIQILTKALSIDNDNVQINYNLGIAYVMIKDYDKAIKFYTNSILINPKFIPALFNLGNLNFSLRRFKKALNFYQQVIEIDSFHADSLSNIGTCLQELGNINKAKFYYKKALENNPNHVNSLNSLAVLYINTCNTNMAINLLKKVVILDSNNPIYLYNLANAFKEKGDFLKSIDYLKKAILLDKYFYKAHADLIHLKHRLCDWEEFENDLVIANRIGIKGDKPIVHLGMLAMYDDPKTDLIRAKRLFKFYFDVEEKSIIIKQKKIIRLGYISANFNDHPVIQLLIRTLELHDSSKFELYLYSLDNHKTDSYTSRIKNLKAKYIPIENLSNSEQIELIRSHDIDIAIDLMGYTKGNNFIIFAHRIAPIQISYLGYPGSTGSDCIDYIIADQYLIPNNMKKYYSEKVVYLPLTYQCNDDQLPRICKSPELNKDVDFNNKFVFTCFNSSYKISPIEFDIWMNLLKRVDESILWLYESSEETKLNLLNSAKIRGIDPKRLVFAETLPLNDHIIRHQNADLFLDTFNYSAGATAFIALKAGTPIIAYEGKSYTSRMSSSILNALGLNKLIARSLSEYEELAFNLATNYEFFDEIKNKLYDLNDNSKFFNSDSFVQDYESLLIQIYSNHI from the coding sequence ATGAAAATCAATAAAGAAGAGATCAAAACCTTACAGAATTTATCTGAAAAGTATATTAAAGAGTCAAGCTTTCATGATGCTAAGTTGATTTATAATAAATTATTAAAGATAGATCCTGATAATCATTTTTATATAGCTCGTCTTGCTTATGTGGAATTACTTTTAAATAACTTTACGGAAGCAAAAACTTTATTTCTAAACTCTATTTCTATTTGTTCTAATTATACTGAGGGTTATAATTGTCTTGGTTATATTTTTAAGGCAGAGGGAGATTTTGTTCAAGCAGAATATTATTTTAATCAGGCATTAAATATCAATAAGAATTATCTTCCTGCTTTAACTAACCTTGCTAATTTGATGATGAGTAAGGATCCATTGAAGGCGATACAGATTTTAACTAAAGCACTTTCTATTGATAATGATAACGTACAAATAAATTATAATTTAGGTATTGCATATGTGATGATAAAAGATTATGATAAGGCAATAAAGTTCTATACAAATTCTATTTTAATTAATCCGAAATTTATACCAGCATTATTTAATTTAGGTAATTTAAATTTTTCTTTAAGGCGATTCAAAAAAGCTTTAAATTTTTATCAGCAGGTTATTGAAATAGATAGTTTTCATGCTGATTCTTTAAGTAATATAGGTACATGTTTACAGGAACTTGGAAACATTAATAAAGCAAAATTTTATTATAAAAAAGCTTTAGAAAATAATCCTAATCATGTCAATAGTTTAAATAGCTTAGCGGTATTATATATTAATACATGTAATACAAATATGGCTATAAATTTATTAAAAAAAGTAGTTATTCTTGATTCTAATAATCCAATTTATTTGTATAATCTAGCTAATGCCTTTAAAGAGAAAGGTGATTTCTTAAAGTCTATAGACTATCTTAAAAAAGCTATTTTACTTGATAAATATTTTTATAAGGCTCATGCAGATTTGATTCATTTAAAACATAGATTATGTGACTGGGAAGAGTTTGAAAATGATTTAGTCATAGCAAATAGGATAGGAATTAAAGGCGATAAACCTATTGTTCATTTGGGGATGTTAGCTATGTATGATGATCCCAAAACTGATTTAATTAGAGCTAAAAGGTTATTTAAGTTTTACTTCGATGTTGAGGAAAAAAGTATTATCATTAAGCAAAAAAAAATAATACGTTTGGGTTATATTTCAGCTAATTTTAATGATCATCCAGTAATTCAATTATTGATACGAACTTTAGAACTTCATGATAGTAGTAAGTTTGAGTTGTATTTATATTCATTAGATAATCACAAGACTGATTCTTATACTTCTCGAATAAAAAATTTGAAAGCTAAATATATTCCGATAGAAAATTTGTCTAATTCGGAACAGATTGAATTGATTCGAAGTCATGATATCGATATAGCAATTGATTTAATGGGTTATACAAAAGGTAACAACTTTATTATTTTTGCTCATAGAATAGCTCCTATTCAAATTTCCTATTTAGGCTATCCAGGAAGCACTGGTTCCGATTGTATAGATTATATAATTGCTGATCAATATTTAATACCTAATAATATGAAGAAGTACTATTCCGAGAAAGTTGTTTATTTACCTCTTACATATCAGTGTAACGATGATCAATTACCAAGAATTTGTAAATCTCCTGAATTAAATAAAGATGTTGATTTTAATAATAAATTTGTTTTTACTTGTTTTAACTCTAGTTACAAAATATCCCCTATTGAGTTTGATATTTGGATGAATTTGTTAAAAAGGGTTGATGAATCTATATTGTGGTTATATGAGTCTTCAGAAGAAACAAAATTAAATCTTTTAAATTCAGCCAAAATTAGAGGAATAGATCCTAAAAGACTAGTTTTTGCTGAAACATTACCATTAAATGATCATATAATTCGACATCAAAATGCAGATTTGTTTTTAGACACTTTTAATTACTCTGCTGGAGCTACAGCTTTTATTGCTCTTAAAGCTGGTACACCAATTATTGCCTATGAAGGAAAAAGTTATACATCTAGAATGTCGTCAAGTATATTAAATGCTTTAGGACTTAATAAGTTAATTGCTAGAAGTTTATCTGAATATGAAGAATTAGCATTTAATCTTGCCACTAATTACGAGTTTTTTGATGAAATCAAAAATAAGTTGTATGATCTAAATGATAACTCAAAGTTCTTTAATTCTGATAGTTTTGTTCAGGATTATGAATCTTTACTTATACAAATTTATTCAAATCATATTTAG
- the rfbA gene encoding glucose-1-phosphate thymidylyltransferase RfbA — translation MRKGIILAGGTGSRLSPITKSISKQLLPIYDKPMIYYPLTTLMLAGINEILIITTPIDKSSFQRLLGDGSSFGISITYEIQPEPQGLAQALLIATDFLKDSPCALILGDNLFYGSDLRDQLRKADKNKDSATVFAYRVSDPHRYGVVEFDQNGLALSIEEKPVKPKSRFAITGLYFFDKTVIEKAKTVTPSERGELEITDINRQYLQENKLKVQIMGRGMAWLDTGTFDSLHEAGAFIRTLERRQGLKVGCPEEVAWRQGWISNKKIYQIAQLQSKSGYGEYLNQLLSNESDKD, via the coding sequence ATGAGGAAAGGGATCATTCTTGCTGGTGGAACTGGTTCACGTTTAAGCCCCATTACAAAATCAATTAGTAAACAGCTTTTACCAATTTATGATAAACCAATGATTTATTACCCTCTAACAACTCTTATGTTGGCAGGGATAAATGAAATTTTAATAATTACTACTCCAATTGATAAGTCGTCTTTTCAGCGATTGCTTGGAGATGGAAGTTCATTTGGAATATCAATAACATATGAAATTCAACCAGAGCCTCAAGGCTTAGCTCAAGCACTCTTAATAGCTACTGATTTCTTAAAAGACTCTCCTTGTGCTTTAATTTTGGGTGATAATTTATTTTATGGCTCTGATCTCAGAGACCAATTGAGAAAAGCTGATAAAAATAAAGATTCTGCGACTGTTTTTGCATATCGAGTATCAGACCCACATCGCTATGGTGTTGTGGAATTTGATCAGAATGGTTTGGCCCTATCGATTGAAGAAAAACCAGTGAAACCAAAAAGTAGATTTGCAATTACAGGTTTGTATTTTTTTGATAAAACTGTTATTGAAAAAGCGAAAACCGTTACACCCTCTGAAAGAGGGGAATTGGAAATTACTGATATAAATCGGCAGTATTTGCAAGAAAATAAACTTAAAGTGCAAATCATGGGTAGAGGTATGGCTTGGTTAGATACGGGTACCTTTGACTCCTTGCATGAAGCAGGAGCTTTTATTCGGACTCTTGAGAGACGACAAGGATTAAAAGTAGGTTGCCCTGAAGAGGTTGCATGGCGTCAGGGTTGGATAAGTAATAAAAAGATTTACCAAATTGCTCAATTACAATCAAAAAGCGGTTATGGTGAATATTTAAATCAGTTATTATCTAATGAAAGTGATAAAGATTGA
- the rfbD gene encoding dTDP-4-dehydrorhamnose reductase, whose protein sequence is MKVLLVGKNGQLGLSLIETLPVDIAGKTVDLKMTSREELDLSIPNQCEKIILEYQPDYLINAAAYTAVDLAESQEKLTYKINADAPAVFAKALKKIGGKLIHFSTDYVFDGNQSLPYKTTDLVNPLNTYGLSKVQGEEKILEILSSTEQVKIIRTSWLYSAWGNNFVNKIINLMKLKKTLKIVSDQVSTPTSSISLAKFCWSLIKSMEEGLKSSNLIHFSDAGIASWYDFAYAVLEIGNDIGLFNLNTKILPIKSDAYETLALRPAFSALDSSLMLSQLNIEPQHWRICLRAVLNEIKNSNIS, encoded by the coding sequence ATGAAGGTCTTATTAGTAGGAAAAAATGGTCAATTAGGTTTGAGTTTAATTGAAACTTTACCAGTGGATATTGCGGGTAAAACTGTAGATTTGAAGATGACCTCTAGAGAAGAATTAGATCTCTCAATTCCTAATCAATGTGAGAAAATTATTTTGGAATATCAACCAGATTATCTTATAAATGCAGCTGCATATACAGCTGTTGATCTTGCAGAGTCACAAGAGAAATTGACTTATAAAATTAATGCAGATGCACCAGCTGTATTTGCTAAAGCTTTAAAAAAAATAGGTGGTAAATTAATTCATTTCAGTACAGATTATGTATTTGATGGAAATCAATCCTTGCCTTATAAAACTACTGACCTTGTTAACCCTTTGAATACATATGGCTTAAGCAAAGTTCAAGGAGAAGAAAAAATATTGGAAATTTTGTCATCCACTGAGCAGGTGAAGATAATTCGAACTAGCTGGCTGTATTCTGCTTGGGGGAATAATTTCGTTAATAAAATTATTAATTTAATGAAGCTTAAGAAAACTCTAAAAATAGTTTCTGATCAAGTTAGTACTCCAACAAGTAGTATTTCTTTAGCAAAATTTTGCTGGAGTTTGATTAAATCTATGGAAGAAGGTCTTAAGTCATCTAATCTTATTCATTTTTCAGATGCTGGAATAGCTAGTTGGTATGATTTTGCATACGCGGTTCTGGAGATAGGAAATGATATTGGGTTATTTAATTTAAATACAAAAATTCTTCCAATTAAGTCCGATGCATATGAAACTTTGGCTTTACGTCCAGCTTTTTCTGCTTTGGATTCTTCTCTTATGCTTAGTCAATTGAATATAGAGCCTCAACACTGGCGAATTTGTTTACGCGCTGTATTAAATGAAATTAAGAATAGTAATATTAGCTAA